In the Kribbella sp. NBC_00482 genome, one interval contains:
- a CDS encoding epoxide hydrolase family protein → MNTNESIRPFTVTIDQADLDDLNARLARTRLPEAAPGDDWDLGTPNHYLREMVDHWQNGFDWRAQEARMNEFPHYLTEIDGQTVHFIHVPSEVEGATPLLLTHTYPGSFVDFLDMIGPLTDPVAYGGSAEDAFSVVVPSIPGFGFSTPLVDRGWTMARAARTFDTLMRRLGYESYGAHGSDGGAMISRELGVLNPPGFLGLHVLQLFSFPSGDPTEFEKFTPEDYAALEHLQWFQSVGGYNAINSTRPQTVAVGISDSPVGQLAWNELFNNFGNGTSLVTQEQILTEVSLYWFTNTSAAAGRYHYEEANSGAEPQLNHAPTGVAVFADDFKTIRPLAERDNTNIVHWSNYDKGGHFASLERPEEVTEDLRKFFRNL, encoded by the coding sequence ATGAACACGAACGAGAGCATCCGGCCCTTCACCGTCACGATCGACCAGGCCGACCTGGACGACCTCAACGCCCGCCTCGCGCGGACCCGCCTTCCGGAGGCCGCCCCGGGCGACGACTGGGACCTCGGCACTCCGAACCACTACCTCCGCGAGATGGTCGACCACTGGCAGAACGGGTTCGACTGGCGGGCGCAGGAGGCCCGGATGAACGAGTTCCCGCACTACCTGACCGAGATCGACGGGCAGACCGTGCACTTCATCCACGTGCCGTCCGAGGTCGAGGGCGCGACCCCGCTGCTGCTGACCCACACGTACCCGGGTTCGTTCGTCGACTTCCTCGACATGATCGGCCCGCTCACCGACCCGGTCGCGTACGGCGGATCCGCCGAGGACGCGTTCTCGGTCGTCGTACCGTCGATCCCCGGCTTCGGGTTCAGCACGCCGCTCGTCGACCGCGGCTGGACGATGGCGCGGGCCGCCCGTACCTTCGACACGCTGATGCGCCGGCTCGGCTACGAGTCGTACGGCGCTCACGGGTCGGACGGCGGCGCGATGATCAGCCGGGAGCTCGGCGTACTCAACCCGCCCGGGTTCCTCGGGCTGCACGTCCTGCAGCTGTTCTCGTTCCCGTCGGGCGACCCGACCGAGTTCGAGAAGTTCACGCCGGAGGACTACGCGGCGCTCGAGCACCTGCAGTGGTTCCAGTCGGTCGGCGGGTACAACGCGATCAACTCGACCCGCCCGCAGACCGTCGCCGTCGGCATCTCCGACTCGCCGGTCGGGCAGCTCGCCTGGAACGAACTCTTCAACAACTTCGGCAACGGCACCAGCCTGGTCACCCAGGAGCAGATCCTCACCGAGGTCTCGCTCTACTGGTTCACGAACACCTCGGCCGCGGCCGGCCGGTACCACTACGAGGAAGCGAACTCCGGCGCGGAGCCGCAGCTCAACCACGCCCCGACCGGCGTCGCCGTCTTCGCCGACGACTTCAAGACGATCCGCCCGCTGGCCGAGCGGGACAACACGAACATCGTGCACTGGTCCAACTACGACAAGGGCGGCCACTTCGCCTCCCTCGAGCGCCCCGAAGAGGTCACCGAGGACCTCCGCAAGTTCTTCCGCAACCTCTGA
- a CDS encoding effector-associated constant component EACC1, giving the protein MDVDPEVADRGIRQLRRELRQEFETRDVLTSAPDGSKGDAAAVGAVAVALGGAGGMVPLLIAVLRDWLGRRTAGQRVKLTVGDDSIEVDAASD; this is encoded by the coding sequence GTGGATGTTGATCCGGAGGTTGCGGATCGGGGGATTCGGCAGTTGCGGCGGGAGTTGCGGCAGGAGTTCGAGACGCGTGATGTGTTGACGTCGGCGCCTGACGGGAGCAAGGGGGACGCGGCTGCGGTGGGGGCGGTGGCGGTTGCGTTGGGTGGGGCGGGTGGGATGGTGCCGTTGCTCATTGCGGTACTGCGGGATTGGCTGGGGCGGCGTACCGCGGGGCAGCGGGTGAAGCTGACCGTGGGGGACGATTCGATCGAGGTGGATGCGGCCTCGGACTAG
- a CDS encoding helix-turn-helix transcriptional regulator, with amino-acid sequence MLETSQRLLALLALLQTRPAWTGSELAERLEVTTRTVRNDIDRLRELGYPVDATRGPAGHYQLGVGAKLPPLLLDDEEAVAVAVGLRTGAGVVGMAESSVRALTKLQQVLPHRLQRQVNAITESMDKGPDNTRSNVDAPEIDTAVLSTIAACIRDEHYLRFEYVVPDGVSMYKAGSGVGQELPILVEPYRLVSWHGYWHLVARDEDAVWHSYRVDWMSLRMATGRRYQPRPMTDEAYTDFVLRDVASTGWKVHARITVYAPAQEVLSRIHAAVGIVESVDDNTSVLVTGADSLEVIAVYIGMLGLDFHVDGPPALVSHLETVGKRYLKAIDVPNGG; translated from the coding sequence TTGCTGGAGACTTCGCAGCGTCTGCTAGCACTGCTAGCTCTCCTCCAGACGCGCCCCGCGTGGACCGGTTCCGAGCTGGCCGAGCGGCTCGAAGTGACGACGCGGACAGTGCGGAACGACATCGACCGGTTGCGCGAGCTCGGGTACCCGGTCGACGCGACGCGGGGTCCGGCCGGCCACTACCAGCTCGGCGTCGGCGCGAAGCTCCCGCCGCTGCTGCTCGACGACGAAGAAGCGGTCGCGGTCGCCGTCGGTCTGCGGACCGGCGCGGGCGTTGTCGGTATGGCGGAGAGCAGCGTCCGCGCGCTGACCAAGCTCCAGCAGGTGCTCCCGCATCGTCTGCAGCGGCAGGTGAACGCGATCACGGAGTCCATGGACAAGGGCCCTGACAACACGCGTTCCAACGTCGACGCTCCCGAGATCGACACCGCCGTACTGTCGACGATCGCGGCGTGTATTCGGGACGAGCATTATCTTCGCTTCGAGTACGTCGTACCGGATGGTGTGTCGATGTACAAAGCCGGGTCGGGGGTTGGGCAGGAGCTGCCGATCCTTGTCGAGCCTTATCGGCTGGTGAGCTGGCACGGGTATTGGCATCTCGTGGCGCGGGACGAGGATGCGGTCTGGCACTCGTACCGGGTCGACTGGATGTCGTTGCGGATGGCAACAGGTCGGCGGTATCAGCCGCGTCCTATGACGGACGAGGCGTATACCGATTTCGTACTGCGTGACGTCGCGTCGACCGGGTGGAAGGTGCATGCGCGGATCACTGTGTATGCACCCGCGCAGGAGGTGTTGTCGCGGATTCATGCTGCCGTCGGGATCGTGGAGTCGGTCGACGACAACACCAGCGTCCTGGTCACCGGCGCCGACTCCCTCGAGGTGATCGCCGTCTACATCGGCATGCTCGGCCTCGACTTCCACGTCGACGGCCCACCGGCCCTCGTCAGCCACCTGGAAACCGTCGGCAAACGGTACTTGAAGGCGATCGACGTACCGAACGGCGGCTGA
- a CDS encoding caspase, EACC1-associated type: MGQRRALLVATYEYQDAGLRRLAAPERDVEALAEVLEDQAIAGFDVQVLMNRPTHEVGKAIADFFAAGERDDLMLLYFSGHGLKDDNGRLYLAMQNTVRDSLRFTALSAVLVGEAVSESRSRQTILILDCCYSGAYAAEQFAKSDSAVHTKEAFGGRGRIVLTASDSTQYAFEGTESVFTHHLVEGLRTGAADLDADGDVTTDELYDYTYKAVTAEQPGQRPRQFAETEGRTVVASNPRWALPEYLASAIKSPLAEIRQSALAPLGQLLRASNELVRRTAREQLELLREDDSRSVAAAAQAYLDNPPPPVRPQPSTTPTPRRTSGPTFSAAAKASARRWRGRFHLPDLDWPILGLVVIAAAAQVVCAVLATAHIWELIVVAVLAIAVVPTVIRLRENATAFVVGLAGPALLATAMATGWITHELRSDVHPLPATWYLIASVAWLVAGVIGLLRFRRTPPVRNPPHKLLIGLGAAAAVLVLVILLYFDRHSTVHPLNVVLLYLLTAEVAIAGSLIHVNRQFLVGWVVSGFVVLFGFLRFQSKTDPQQLAAIALLVVWLVLGVATVMLRPGKPLRRWITTGALVAPAVLGIVAINVIPSAPQAPLAVGLAVSPDDRFLYATDVENGRVMRFSTTTQERVGDSLEVGEFPSNLIVEPDGSRLYVANSNSNSVSVIDAANWTVVGQPIAVAPGPTKFALSIATHRLFVLSQTAATITEINTETLATVGGPLAAGSTPTDVAIDDRGRLYISSKDGDTVAVIDAKSRAAVGGPIKVGDEPRDLVPGPGGALYVVGRATYDVINTKGEASTQGKIPEAATAGAVSNDGKHLYVFGRSGSDDTVHVVDVGSGKVDGSLAKNLGLPSRIAVSPDGQRIYLSRFFEPGIDVLDSSGPKEIGVIDTNG; encoded by the coding sequence ATGGGGCAGCGCCGGGCCTTGCTGGTGGCCACGTACGAGTACCAGGACGCCGGGCTGCGGCGGTTGGCGGCGCCGGAGCGGGACGTCGAGGCGTTGGCCGAGGTGCTCGAGGACCAGGCGATCGCGGGGTTCGACGTACAGGTACTGATGAACCGGCCCACGCACGAGGTGGGGAAGGCGATCGCGGACTTCTTTGCCGCTGGTGAGCGCGACGACCTGATGTTGCTGTACTTCAGCGGGCACGGGTTGAAGGACGACAACGGCCGGCTCTACCTGGCGATGCAGAACACGGTGCGGGACAGCCTGCGGTTCACGGCGTTGTCGGCGGTGTTGGTGGGGGAGGCGGTGTCGGAGAGCCGGTCGCGGCAGACGATCCTCATTCTGGATTGCTGCTACAGCGGGGCGTACGCGGCGGAGCAGTTCGCCAAGTCGGATTCCGCAGTACACACGAAGGAAGCGTTCGGTGGGCGCGGGCGGATCGTGTTGACTGCGTCGGACTCGACGCAGTACGCCTTTGAGGGAACGGAATCGGTGTTCACGCATCACCTGGTCGAAGGGCTGCGTACCGGGGCCGCTGACCTGGACGCCGATGGGGATGTCACGACCGACGAGCTGTACGACTACACCTACAAGGCTGTCACCGCTGAGCAGCCGGGCCAGCGCCCGCGCCAGTTCGCGGAGACCGAGGGCCGGACGGTCGTTGCCTCCAACCCGCGCTGGGCGCTGCCTGAGTATCTCGCGAGCGCGATCAAGAGTCCCCTCGCCGAGATCCGTCAGTCGGCGCTAGCACCGCTAGGTCAGTTGCTGCGGGCAAGCAACGAGCTGGTACGCCGTACCGCGCGCGAGCAGCTCGAGCTACTCCGGGAGGACGACAGCCGGAGTGTCGCGGCCGCGGCGCAGGCGTACCTCGACAACCCGCCGCCACCTGTCCGCCCGCAACCGAGCACCACGCCGACGCCGAGACGGACCAGCGGACCGACGTTCAGCGCGGCGGCGAAGGCGTCGGCACGACGATGGCGCGGCCGTTTCCATCTGCCGGACCTGGACTGGCCGATCCTGGGCTTGGTCGTGATCGCCGCCGCCGCGCAAGTCGTCTGCGCAGTCCTCGCGACAGCACACATCTGGGAACTGATTGTCGTAGCAGTGCTAGCGATTGCCGTCGTACCGACGGTGATCAGGTTGCGCGAGAACGCGACTGCCTTCGTCGTCGGACTGGCCGGTCCGGCGCTGCTGGCGACCGCCATGGCGACTGGCTGGATCACGCACGAACTCCGGTCAGACGTGCACCCGTTGCCGGCGACCTGGTACTTGATCGCGTCCGTGGCGTGGCTGGTCGCCGGCGTCATCGGCCTGCTGCGATTCCGCCGTACGCCGCCAGTGAGAAACCCACCACACAAGCTGCTGATCGGGCTCGGCGCTGCGGCGGCAGTCCTGGTGCTCGTGATCCTGCTGTACTTCGATCGGCACAGCACAGTGCATCCGCTCAACGTCGTGCTCCTCTACCTACTGACGGCTGAGGTCGCGATCGCGGGGTCGCTGATTCATGTCAACCGTCAGTTCCTGGTCGGCTGGGTCGTGAGCGGGTTCGTGGTTCTGTTCGGCTTCCTGCGGTTCCAGAGCAAAACCGATCCGCAGCAACTCGCCGCCATCGCCCTGCTCGTGGTCTGGCTCGTTCTCGGCGTCGCAACCGTGATGCTCCGGCCCGGCAAGCCACTCCGACGCTGGATCACCACGGGCGCCCTCGTCGCCCCTGCGGTACTCGGCATCGTCGCGATCAACGTCATACCGTCCGCTCCGCAGGCGCCGTTGGCGGTCGGGCTCGCGGTCAGCCCGGACGACCGGTTCCTGTACGCGACGGACGTCGAGAACGGCCGGGTGATGAGGTTCAGTACGACGACGCAGGAACGCGTCGGCGATTCGCTCGAGGTCGGCGAGTTCCCGAGCAACCTGATCGTCGAGCCCGACGGATCCCGGCTGTACGTCGCCAACTCGAATTCGAACTCGGTCTCGGTGATCGATGCCGCCAACTGGACCGTGGTCGGTCAGCCGATCGCTGTCGCGCCCGGGCCGACGAAGTTCGCGCTGAGCATTGCGACGCACCGCTTGTTCGTACTGAGTCAGACGGCGGCGACGATCACCGAGATCAACACCGAGACGCTGGCGACGGTCGGCGGACCACTCGCCGCGGGATCCACCCCGACGGATGTCGCGATCGACGACCGGGGCCGGCTCTACATCTCGTCCAAGGACGGCGACACCGTTGCGGTCATCGACGCGAAGTCTCGGGCGGCGGTCGGCGGTCCGATCAAGGTCGGCGACGAGCCACGTGACCTCGTCCCGGGCCCCGGCGGAGCGCTCTATGTCGTCGGGCGTGCGACGTACGACGTCATCAACACCAAGGGTGAGGCGTCGACGCAGGGCAAGATACCGGAGGCGGCCACCGCGGGTGCCGTCAGCAACGATGGCAAGCACCTCTATGTGTTCGGGCGATCGGGTAGCGACGACACGGTCCACGTCGTCGACGTCGGTAGCGGCAAGGTCGACGGCTCGCTGGCCAAGAACCTGGGGCTGCCCTCGCGGATCGCGGTCAGCCCGGACGGGCAGCGGATCTATCTCAGTCGGTTCTTCGAGCCCGGGATCGACGTACTCGACAGCTCGGGGCCGAAGGAGATCGGCGTCATCGACACCAACGGCTGA
- a CDS encoding McrB family protein, with amino-acid sequence MADTWEQIFVATRILLASDRGRMHRNDLWQRVVEQAPSDGDPARMDARGRPQGFVSWSYAVADLSKAEWLLTIGGEWILTRDGYRDLPEIGNALELRQRASVYADQYRELVARTSDIEQLPSDTVVPAKDDLLVRETGSELIRRGLTGEPSPFGASIASWLPEVADELHAAYNLQADVSSDTFMAKLARQLKGTSDNCLVLTAELLTIHALPLSNLKSDTKVDRVAKILSWMDRPVALPRAVRAAFAQSTWNGGQGTNTLIWRSLAHSVDAIRAWWMLTSERRAAALADPWAFRDFLAELDVMPSMREAWQYLMYPQYFLPIISIPDKTQIVRTFADRIPSDASDLHRHLFDITVALQNEAGRPVNYYLSPFEEQWNTKGSSGTGQGRAWLVRPPAQSPHLGGEWLADDYVSLDADYLDELSLQASEADLRQLVERNYQHEDYVRRLALANEFNSFVNRIKVGDVVATGALSRLAVGTVTSEAKLDRSNRRLVRTVDWVNELQELDDTSAELVADLEQQGRVVDVTRSMPALGAMIPATAEEPVDIGAATPGDEATLKNATLDLAEELHLDTDWLQELIDLLEDRKQIILYGPPGTGKTYVAQHLARFLTRPGAVKLVQFHPSYAYEDFVEGFRPLASASNQVGFQLVAGPLRRIAAQANEEPGEPFFLIIDEINRANLAKVFGELYFLLEYRDSAIDLQYSPGEPFSLPRNLFVIGTMNTADRSIALVDAAIRRRFAFVEMHPDIEPVRSLLPRWLAARDEPDDGRTELLAALNAAIHPEDHDLKIGPSYLMKQDLNHADGLERVWTHSILPLLEEHYYGRYDRREVHERFGLPALRRQTEPASEADAL; translated from the coding sequence ATGGCCGACACATGGGAACAGATTTTCGTCGCGACGCGGATACTTCTCGCATCGGACCGAGGTCGTATGCATCGCAACGATCTCTGGCAGCGAGTTGTGGAGCAGGCGCCGTCGGATGGCGACCCCGCTCGTATGGACGCTCGTGGTCGACCGCAGGGCTTTGTTTCGTGGTCATACGCCGTCGCAGATCTGTCGAAGGCAGAATGGTTGCTCACGATCGGCGGTGAGTGGATCCTCACCCGTGACGGGTACAGGGACCTTCCTGAGATCGGCAACGCCCTGGAACTCAGACAAAGGGCATCCGTGTACGCCGACCAGTACCGCGAGCTGGTGGCGCGGACGTCGGACATCGAGCAACTGCCCAGCGACACCGTCGTCCCGGCGAAGGATGACCTGCTCGTTCGGGAAACCGGATCTGAGCTGATTCGCCGAGGACTGACAGGTGAGCCCTCGCCCTTTGGAGCGAGCATCGCCTCCTGGCTGCCGGAGGTCGCCGACGAGCTTCATGCGGCTTATAACCTCCAGGCTGATGTCTCGTCGGATACCTTCATGGCAAAGCTCGCGAGGCAACTCAAGGGGACCTCGGACAACTGTCTCGTCCTGACTGCAGAGTTGCTCACGATCCATGCCTTGCCGCTGTCGAACCTGAAGAGCGACACCAAGGTGGATCGCGTTGCGAAGATCCTGTCTTGGATGGATCGGCCGGTGGCCTTGCCGCGGGCGGTCCGGGCGGCGTTCGCGCAGTCGACCTGGAACGGCGGTCAGGGGACGAACACCTTGATCTGGCGCTCGCTCGCGCACAGCGTGGACGCCATCAGGGCCTGGTGGATGCTTACCTCTGAGCGACGTGCGGCCGCGCTGGCCGATCCCTGGGCCTTTCGCGACTTTCTAGCGGAGCTGGACGTCATGCCCTCGATGCGCGAGGCCTGGCAGTACTTGATGTATCCGCAGTACTTCCTGCCGATCATCAGCATCCCCGACAAGACGCAGATCGTGCGGACGTTTGCTGACCGGATCCCGAGCGATGCCTCAGACCTGCACCGACACCTCTTCGACATCACGGTCGCGCTGCAGAACGAGGCCGGGCGGCCCGTCAACTACTACCTCAGTCCCTTCGAAGAGCAGTGGAACACGAAGGGTTCATCAGGCACCGGCCAAGGTCGTGCCTGGCTCGTTCGACCACCGGCACAGTCGCCGCACCTGGGTGGGGAGTGGCTTGCGGACGACTACGTCTCGCTGGACGCGGACTACCTCGACGAACTTTCGCTGCAGGCTAGTGAGGCGGACCTTCGCCAGTTGGTCGAGCGCAATTATCAGCATGAGGACTACGTCCGACGCCTTGCACTCGCGAACGAATTCAATAGCTTCGTCAACAGGATCAAGGTGGGCGATGTTGTAGCTACTGGAGCCTTGTCGCGGCTGGCTGTCGGAACTGTCACCTCTGAGGCCAAGCTCGACCGTAGCAACAGGCGGCTCGTCCGCACTGTGGATTGGGTGAACGAGCTGCAAGAACTGGACGATACGTCAGCTGAGCTCGTAGCGGATCTCGAGCAGCAGGGGCGCGTGGTCGACGTGACCAGATCGATGCCGGCCCTCGGCGCGATGATCCCAGCTACTGCTGAGGAACCTGTTGACATCGGTGCGGCGACGCCCGGCGACGAAGCCACGCTGAAGAACGCCACACTGGATCTGGCCGAGGAACTGCATCTGGACACGGACTGGCTGCAGGAGCTGATCGATCTGCTGGAGGATCGGAAGCAGATCATCTTGTACGGGCCGCCCGGGACCGGGAAGACCTACGTGGCGCAACACTTGGCACGGTTTCTGACCCGCCCAGGCGCCGTGAAGCTTGTACAGTTCCATCCCTCCTACGCCTACGAGGATTTCGTCGAAGGATTCCGCCCGCTGGCGTCTGCCTCGAACCAAGTCGGTTTCCAGCTTGTGGCGGGACCTCTACGGCGTATTGCCGCGCAGGCCAACGAGGAGCCGGGCGAGCCGTTCTTCCTGATCATCGACGAGATCAATCGAGCGAACCTCGCGAAGGTCTTCGGTGAGCTGTACTTCCTCCTCGAGTACCGCGATTCGGCCATCGATCTGCAGTACTCACCAGGAGAACCGTTCAGCCTGCCGCGCAACCTGTTCGTGATCGGCACGATGAACACGGCAGACCGCAGCATCGCTCTCGTGGACGCGGCGATCCGTCGACGATTCGCCTTCGTGGAGATGCATCCGGACATCGAGCCAGTGAGGTCCCTGTTGCCGCGATGGCTGGCCGCTCGGGACGAGCCCGACGACGGCAGGACGGAACTGCTTGCTGCGCTGAACGCGGCCATCCACCCGGAGGACCACGATCTCAAGATCGGTCCGTCGTACCTGATGAAGCAGGATCTCAACCACGCTGACGGCCTCGAGCGGGTCTGGACGCACTCGATCTTGCCGCTGCTCGAGGAGCACTACTACGGCCGTTATGACAGACGCGAGGTGCACGAACGGTTCGGTCTGCCGGCCCTGCGACGGCAGACCGAACCCGCCTCTGAGGCTGACGCTCTGTGA